A single region of the Streptomyces sp. ITFR-16 genome encodes:
- a CDS encoding pseudouridine-5'-phosphate glycosidase has translation MSLTAPLGATPYAPVLSAEVRAALAEDRPVVALESTIIAHGLPRPRNLRVAEELEGLVRSAGAVPATVAVLDGLARVGLDKAQVERVAGDPAMRKLGHRDLAPALAAGASGATTVSATAFLAARAGLRIFATGGLGGVHRGWTETQDESADLRLLARTGITVVCAGVKSILDVPATLQRLETLGVGVLGYGTDRFPGFYLSSSGEPVDWTVRSPEEVAEVMRAQDALGGPDAALIVANPVPREEQLDPELHDRVLAEALDACRERGIVGQAVTPFLLDQLMRRTEGASLEANLAAVRGNVALAARIATAWTAR, from the coding sequence ATGTCACTGACTGCGCCGCTCGGCGCCACCCCCTACGCCCCCGTTCTCTCCGCCGAGGTCCGGGCCGCCCTCGCCGAGGACCGGCCCGTCGTCGCCCTGGAGTCGACGATCATCGCCCATGGCCTGCCCCGCCCCCGCAATCTGCGGGTCGCCGAGGAGCTGGAGGGGCTGGTGCGGTCCGCCGGGGCCGTGCCCGCCACCGTCGCCGTGCTGGACGGCCTGGCCCGGGTCGGCCTGGACAAGGCCCAGGTGGAGCGGGTCGCCGGGGATCCGGCGATGCGCAAGCTGGGGCACCGGGACCTCGCCCCGGCGCTGGCGGCCGGGGCGAGCGGGGCGACGACCGTGTCCGCGACCGCGTTCCTGGCGGCCCGCGCGGGGCTGCGGATCTTCGCGACCGGCGGGCTCGGCGGGGTCCACCGGGGCTGGACCGAGACCCAGGACGAGTCCGCCGACCTGCGGCTGCTGGCGCGGACGGGGATCACCGTGGTCTGCGCGGGCGTGAAGTCGATCCTGGACGTCCCGGCCACCTTGCAGCGCCTGGAGACGCTCGGGGTCGGGGTGCTCGGCTACGGCACGGACCGGTTCCCCGGCTTCTACCTGAGCAGTTCGGGCGAGCCGGTCGACTGGACGGTGCGCTCGCCCGAGGAGGTCGCGGAGGTGATGCGGGCGCAGGACGCGCTCGGCGGCCCGGACGCGGCGCTGATCGTCGCCAACCCCGTGCCCCGGGAGGAGCAGTTGGACCCGGAGCTGCACGACCGGGTGCTGGCCGAGGCGCTGGACGCGTGCCGGGAGCGCGGCATCGTGGGGCAGGCCGTCACGCCGTTTCTCCTCGATCAGCTGATGCGGCGGACCGAGGGCGCATCGCTGGAGGCCAATCTCGCGGCCGTCCGGGGCAATGTGGCGCTCGCGGCGCGGATCGCCACCGCCTGGACGGCACGGTGA
- a CDS encoding class I SAM-dependent methyltransferase: MTSAPNPSPSTVRHFYDDLAADYDLMYADWQASIERQAAALSTLIDAALPADGPLAYDVLDCACGIGTQALGLAALGHRVTGTDLSPVAADRAAKEAAERGLSLRTTAADMRELPFLDSSFDVVVCADNSLPHLLTPQAVLAALGEMRRVLRPGGVLLLSTRPYDRLRRERPASTQPQVREDADGRVVTFQLWHWRPDGERYDLEHFQLLPGAPAAGSTDGEAGWGVRTRRTSYWALSQAQIVEFATRAGLREPVWHEPDESGFFQPVLVARRPEPVAKVTGHEHL; the protein is encoded by the coding sequence ATGACGTCTGCGCCGAATCCGTCCCCCTCCACCGTGCGCCACTTCTACGACGACCTGGCCGCGGACTACGACCTCATGTACGCGGACTGGCAGGCGAGCATCGAGCGCCAGGCGGCCGCGCTCTCCACCCTGATCGACGCGGCACTGCCGGCCGACGGCCCCCTGGCGTACGACGTGCTGGACTGCGCCTGCGGCATCGGGACCCAGGCCCTGGGACTGGCCGCGCTGGGTCACCGGGTCACCGGTACGGATCTGAGCCCCGTCGCGGCGGACCGGGCCGCCAAGGAGGCGGCGGAGCGGGGGCTGAGCCTGCGCACCACGGCCGCCGACATGAGGGAGCTGCCGTTCCTCGACAGCTCGTTCGACGTGGTCGTGTGCGCCGACAACTCCCTGCCCCATCTGCTCACCCCGCAGGCGGTGCTGGCCGCGCTCGGCGAGATGCGCAGGGTGCTGCGGCCCGGCGGGGTCCTGCTGCTGTCCACCCGGCCGTACGACCGGCTGCGCCGCGAACGGCCCGCGTCCACGCAGCCCCAGGTCCGGGAGGACGCCGACGGGCGGGTGGTCACCTTCCAGCTGTGGCACTGGCGGCCGGACGGCGAGCGCTACGACCTGGAGCACTTCCAGCTGCTGCCCGGCGCGCCGGCGGCCGGGAGCACGGACGGGGAGGCGGGATGGGGCGTGCGTACACGCCGTACCTCGTACTGGGCGCTGTCCCAGGCGCAGATCGTCGAATTCGCCACCCGGGCCGGGCTGCGGGAGCCGGTGTGGCACGAGCCGGACGAGTCGGGCTTCTTCCAGCCCGTCCTGGTGGCGAGGCGCCCGGAGCCGGTCGCTAAGGTGACCGGCCATGAGCACCTTTGA
- a CDS encoding cupin domain-containing protein has protein sequence MSTFDQSSPSFSVHIPDAVLEPEPLDPAQIVSGEPEVTGKVLWESADGKQLRGIWQITPGVVTDTEANELFVVVSGRATVAVEGGATLEIGPGDACVLREGDRTTWTVHETLRKAYHITL, from the coding sequence ATGAGCACCTTTGATCAGTCCTCCCCCTCCTTCTCCGTGCACATCCCGGACGCCGTGCTGGAACCGGAACCGCTCGATCCGGCGCAGATCGTCTCCGGCGAGCCCGAGGTCACCGGCAAGGTGCTGTGGGAGTCGGCCGACGGCAAGCAGCTGCGCGGGATCTGGCAGATCACGCCGGGCGTGGTCACGGACACCGAGGCCAACGAGCTGTTCGTGGTCGTCAGCGGGCGCGCGACCGTGGCGGTCGAGGGCGGCGCCACGCTGGAGATCGGACCCGGCGACGCGTGCGTGCTGCGCGAGGGCGACCGTACGACGTGGACCGTGCACGAGACGCTGCGCAAGGCGTACCACATCACCCTCTGA
- a CDS encoding methylated-DNA--[protein]-cysteine S-methyltransferase: MNSNGVVEWAVVESDIGPLLLAATDAGLVNVVFHARPEVRDKALDRLGGRLGAEPVTSPGSARLAEPIRQLAAYFAGTLREFSLDLDWSLTGGFNRQVLRELASGVPYGAVAGYGDLADRVGRPGAAQAVGTAMGSNPLPVVVPCHRVVESDGGLGGFGGGLETKRRLLALEGVLPQPLF; encoded by the coding sequence ATGAACAGCAACGGGGTCGTCGAGTGGGCCGTCGTCGAGAGCGACATCGGCCCGCTCCTGCTGGCCGCGACGGATGCCGGGCTGGTGAACGTGGTCTTCCACGCCCGCCCCGAGGTGCGGGACAAGGCGCTGGACCGGCTGGGCGGCCGGCTCGGTGCGGAGCCGGTCACGTCCCCCGGCTCCGCCCGGCTCGCCGAGCCGATACGCCAGCTCGCGGCGTACTTCGCGGGCACGCTGCGGGAGTTCTCGCTCGACCTGGACTGGTCCCTGACGGGCGGCTTCAACCGCCAGGTGCTGCGCGAGCTGGCGTCGGGGGTGCCGTACGGGGCGGTCGCCGGGTACGGGGACCTCGCCGACCGGGTCGGCCGGCCGGGTGCGGCCCAGGCGGTGGGTACGGCGATGGGCTCCAATCCGCTGCCCGTCGTGGTGCCCTGTCACCGGGTGGTGGAGAGCGACGGGGGCCTCGGCGGCTTCGGCGGCGGACTGGAGACCAAGAGGCGGCTGCTGGCGCTGGAGGGCGTGCTGCCCCAGCCGCTGTTCTGA
- a CDS encoding glycerophosphodiester phosphodiesterase family protein, protein MYAGTATASVAAAALLGAGTFLMSTAAPVTDTTPTGRTAPVTHALPAAHPTTPGTGARPENGPEPVATGVPRIFAHRGASAYAPENTLAAVDKADVLGFDWVENDVQLTKDGELVVIHDTDLKRTTNAEEVFPDRAPWAVKDFTAAEIARLDAGSWFGPRFTGVRVPTLRQYLDRIGRNGQNLLLEIKSPEIYPGIERATLRVLGQEGWLDRAHTGNRLVIQSFGADSVRTVHALRPDVTTGFLGNPAVADLPAYAAFADQINPTYTSVSGDYVAAVHALKGPHDKPLEVNTWTVDDAEHALRVNGLGVDGIITNTPDVVRAATGGRTGA, encoded by the coding sequence GTGTACGCAGGCACCGCAACTGCCTCCGTCGCTGCCGCCGCCCTGCTGGGCGCCGGCACCTTCCTGATGTCGACCGCCGCACCCGTCACGGACACCACCCCCACCGGGCGCACCGCGCCCGTGACCCACGCACTCCCCGCCGCACACCCCACGACCCCCGGCACCGGGGCCCGGCCGGAGAACGGCCCGGAGCCCGTCGCGACCGGCGTCCCGCGGATCTTCGCCCACCGGGGCGCGTCCGCCTACGCGCCCGAGAACACCCTCGCCGCCGTGGACAAGGCGGACGTCCTCGGCTTCGACTGGGTCGAGAACGATGTCCAGCTCACCAAGGACGGCGAGCTGGTTGTCATCCACGACACCGACCTGAAGCGGACGACGAACGCCGAGGAGGTCTTCCCGGACCGCGCTCCCTGGGCGGTCAAGGACTTCACGGCCGCCGAGATCGCCCGGCTGGACGCGGGCAGCTGGTTCGGCCCCCGGTTCACGGGCGTCCGGGTGCCCACACTGCGGCAGTACCTGGACCGGATCGGGCGCAACGGCCAGAATCTGCTGCTGGAGATCAAGAGCCCCGAGATCTACCCGGGGATCGAGCGGGCGACCCTGCGGGTCCTCGGCCAGGAGGGGTGGCTCGACCGTGCCCACACCGGCAACCGCCTGGTGATCCAGAGCTTCGGCGCCGACAGCGTGCGTACGGTGCACGCGCTGCGCCCGGACGTGACCACGGGCTTCCTGGGCAACCCTGCCGTCGCCGACCTGCCCGCGTACGCCGCGTTCGCCGACCAGATCAACCCGACGTACACCTCGGTCTCCGGCGACTACGTGGCGGCCGTGCACGCCCTGAAGGGGCCGCACGACAAGCCGCTGGAGGTGAACACCTGGACGGTCGACGACGCGGAGCACGCCCTCCGGGTGAACGGGCTGGGTGTGGACGGCATCATCACCAACACCCCGGATGTGGTGCGCGCGGCCACGGGCGGCCGCACGGGCGCCTGA
- a CDS encoding MHYT domain-containing protein: MQGTVHGFSYGAVTPAVAFVMACLGAALGLRCTTRSLRTERSFKAGWLALGATSIGSGIWTMHFIAMVGFSVEEVPVGYDRPVTFASLAVAVVMVGIGIFLVGYRGATRMALVTGGTITGLGVASMHYLGMAGMRLDGQFEYDTLTVSLSVVIAVVASTAALWAAVSRHGLLTSLGAAVVMGAAVSGMHYTGMAALQVHLHPAAAAGHATGDRATALLVPMLIGPACFLLLAAVVVMFDPLVVMGTPDWNDRDAPPGAGRAPGIPAQRQVPRFGTHADPASFHTHPREPVRPRER, translated from the coding sequence ATGCAGGGCACAGTCCACGGCTTCAGCTATGGAGCGGTGACTCCGGCGGTGGCATTCGTGATGGCGTGTCTCGGCGCGGCACTGGGCCTGCGCTGCACCACCCGGTCGCTGCGGACCGAGCGCTCCTTCAAGGCCGGCTGGCTGGCTCTCGGTGCGACCTCCATAGGTTCGGGCATCTGGACCATGCACTTCATCGCGATGGTGGGCTTCTCCGTCGAGGAGGTGCCCGTCGGCTACGACAGGCCGGTCACCTTCGCCAGCCTCGCCGTCGCGGTCGTCATGGTCGGCATCGGGATATTCCTCGTCGGGTACCGGGGCGCCACCCGCATGGCACTGGTGACGGGAGGCACGATCACCGGACTCGGTGTGGCCTCCATGCATTACCTCGGCATGGCCGGTATGCGACTTGATGGGCAGTTCGAGTACGACACGCTCACCGTGTCGCTCTCCGTCGTCATCGCCGTCGTCGCCTCGACCGCCGCCCTGTGGGCCGCGGTCTCCCGCCACGGCCTCCTGACCAGCCTCGGGGCCGCCGTCGTGATGGGCGCGGCGGTGAGCGGCATGCACTACACGGGCATGGCCGCCCTCCAGGTCCATCTGCACCCCGCCGCCGCCGCGGGCCACGCCACCGGGGACCGGGCGACGGCGCTCCTCGTGCCCATGCTGATCGGGCCCGCCTGCTTCCTGCTGCTCGCGGCCGTCGTCGTCATGTTCGACCCGCTGGTGGTCATGGGCACGCCCGACTGGAACGACCGCGACGCCCCGCCCGGCGCCGGGCGCGCCCCCGGAATCCCCGCCCAGCGCCAGGTGCCCCGGTTCGGCACGCATGCCGACCCGGCGTCGTTCCACACGCACCCCCGCGAACCCGTACGGCCCCGCGAACGCTGA
- the uvrB gene encoding excinuclease ABC subunit UvrB produces MRPVSKIERSVAPFEVVSPYQPSGDQPAAIAELEKRIRAGEKDVVLLGATGTGKSATTAWMIEKLQRPTLVMAPNKTLAAQLANEFRELLPNNAVEYFVSYYDYYQPEAYVPQSDTYIEKDSSINEEVERLRHSATNSLLTRRDVVVVASVSCIYGLGTPQEYVDRMVQLKVGDEIDRDQLLRRFVEIQYTRNDLAFTRGTFRVRGDTIEIFPVYEELAVRIEMFGDEIEALSTLHPLTGEVISEDRSLHVFPASHYVAGPERMEKAVTGIEQELGQRLAELEKQGKMLEAQRLRMRTTYDIEMLRQIGTCSGVENYSMHFDGRSPGTAPNTLLDYFPEDFLLVLDESHVTVPQIGAMYEGDASRKRTLVDHGFRLPSALDNRPLKWEEFLGRIDQTVYLSATPGKYELSRGEGFVEQIIRPTGLVDPEVVVKPTEGQIDDLVHEIRKRTEKDERVLVTTLTKKMSEDLTDYFLELGIQVRYLHSDVDTLRRIELLRELRSGEYDVLVGINLLREGLDLPEVSLVAILDADKQGFLRSGTSLIQTIGRAARNVSGQVHMYADKITPAMAQAIDETNRRREKQIAYNTERGLDPQPLRKKINDIVATIAREEVDTEQLLGTGYRQAKGAKTPVPTLGIDAAPGKAAKAGRAGKAGTAVTDRPATELAGIIEEMTDRMRAAAADLQFEVAARLRDEVGELKKELRQMREAGLA; encoded by the coding sequence ATGCGGCCCGTTTCGAAGATCGAACGTTCGGTGGCGCCTTTCGAGGTCGTCAGTCCCTACCAGCCCAGCGGCGACCAGCCGGCGGCCATCGCCGAGCTGGAGAAGCGCATCCGGGCAGGTGAGAAGGACGTCGTGCTGCTCGGCGCGACCGGCACCGGAAAGTCGGCGACCACCGCCTGGATGATCGAGAAGCTGCAGCGCCCCACGCTGGTGATGGCGCCGAACAAGACGCTGGCCGCCCAGCTGGCCAACGAGTTCCGCGAGCTCCTGCCCAACAACGCCGTCGAGTACTTCGTCTCGTACTACGACTACTACCAGCCCGAGGCGTACGTCCCGCAGTCGGACACCTACATCGAGAAGGACTCCTCGATCAACGAGGAGGTCGAGCGGCTGCGCCACTCCGCGACCAACTCGCTGCTCACCCGGCGCGACGTCGTCGTGGTCGCCTCGGTCTCCTGCATCTACGGCCTGGGTACGCCGCAGGAGTACGTGGACCGGATGGTCCAGCTCAAGGTGGGCGACGAGATCGACCGCGACCAGCTGCTGCGCCGCTTCGTGGAGATCCAGTACACCCGCAACGACCTGGCGTTCACCCGGGGAACCTTCCGGGTGCGCGGCGACACCATCGAGATCTTCCCGGTCTACGAGGAGCTCGCCGTCCGGATCGAGATGTTCGGGGACGAGATCGAGGCGCTCTCCACCCTCCACCCGCTCACCGGCGAGGTCATCAGCGAGGACCGGTCCCTCCACGTCTTCCCCGCCAGCCACTACGTGGCGGGACCCGAGCGCATGGAGAAGGCCGTCACGGGCATCGAGCAGGAGCTCGGGCAGCGGCTGGCCGAGCTGGAGAAGCAGGGCAAGATGCTGGAGGCCCAGCGGCTGCGGATGCGCACCACGTACGACATCGAGATGCTCCGCCAGATCGGCACCTGCTCCGGCGTGGAGAACTACTCGATGCACTTCGACGGCCGTTCCCCCGGCACCGCGCCCAACACCCTCCTCGACTACTTCCCCGAGGACTTCCTCCTGGTGCTCGACGAGTCGCACGTCACGGTGCCGCAGATCGGCGCGATGTACGAGGGCGACGCCTCCCGGAAGCGGACCCTCGTCGACCACGGCTTCCGGCTGCCGTCCGCCCTGGACAACCGCCCGCTGAAGTGGGAGGAGTTCCTCGGCCGGATCGACCAGACGGTCTACCTCTCCGCCACCCCCGGCAAGTACGAGCTCTCCCGGGGCGAGGGCTTCGTGGAGCAGATCATCCGCCCCACCGGCCTGGTCGACCCGGAGGTCGTCGTCAAGCCCACCGAGGGCCAGATCGACGACCTGGTGCACGAGATCCGCAAGCGCACCGAGAAGGACGAGCGAGTCCTCGTCACCACCCTCACCAAGAAGATGTCCGAGGACCTCACCGACTACTTCCTGGAGCTCGGCATCCAGGTCCGCTATCTGCACAGCGACGTCGACACCCTGCGCCGGATCGAGCTGCTGCGGGAGCTGCGCTCCGGCGAGTACGACGTCCTGGTCGGCATCAACCTGCTCCGTGAGGGCCTCGACCTGCCCGAGGTGTCTCTCGTGGCCATTCTCGACGCCGACAAGCAGGGCTTCCTGCGCTCGGGCACCTCGCTCATCCAGACCATCGGCCGCGCCGCCCGTAACGTGTCGGGCCAGGTCCATATGTACGCGGACAAGATCACCCCGGCGATGGCGCAGGCTATCGACGAGACCAACCGCCGCCGCGAGAAGCAGATCGCCTACAACACCGAGCGCGGCCTCGACCCGCAGCCGCTGCGCAAGAAGATCAACGACATCGTCGCGACGATCGCGCGCGAGGAGGTCGACACCGAGCAGCTGCTCGGCACCGGCTACCGCCAGGCGAAGGGCGCCAAGACCCCGGTGCCCACGCTGGGCATCGACGCCGCGCCGGGCAAGGCGGCGAAGGCCGGCAGGGCCGGCAAGGCCGGGACGGCGGTCACCGACCGCCCGGCCACCGAACTCGCGGGGATCATCGAGGAGATGACCGACCGGATGCGCGCGGCCGCCGCCGACCTGCAGTTCGAGGTCGCCGCCCGGCTGCGCGACGAGGTCGGGGAACTGAAGAAGGAGCTGCGCCAGATGAGGGAAGCGGGGCTGGCCTGA
- a CDS encoding TerD family protein, which produces MTVNMTKGQAISLQKSDGGTLTAVRMGLGWQAAPRRGLFGSRTREIDLDASAVLFADKQPVDVVFFRHLTSDDGSVRHTGDNLVGGAGSGGDDEAILVDLQRVPVHIDQIVFTVNSFTGQTFQEVQNAFCRIVDETNGQELARYTLDGGGQYTAQIMAKVHRAGNGWQMTALGTPANGRTFQDLMPAILPHL; this is translated from the coding sequence GTGACGGTCAATATGACCAAGGGTCAGGCCATCAGCCTGCAGAAGAGCGACGGGGGGACCCTGACCGCGGTACGGATGGGGCTCGGCTGGCAGGCGGCGCCGCGCCGCGGTCTGTTCGGCTCGCGCACCCGGGAGATCGACTTGGACGCCTCGGCGGTCCTGTTCGCCGACAAGCAGCCGGTCGACGTGGTCTTCTTCCGGCACCTCACCAGCGACGACGGCTCGGTCCGGCACACCGGGGACAACCTGGTCGGCGGCGCCGGTTCGGGCGGCGACGACGAGGCGATCCTGGTGGACCTCCAGCGGGTGCCGGTCCACATCGACCAGATCGTCTTCACGGTGAACTCCTTCACCGGCCAGACGTTCCAGGAGGTGCAGAACGCCTTCTGCCGCATCGTCGACGAGACCAACGGCCAGGAGCTCGCCCGCTACACGCTGGACGGCGGCGGGCAGTACACCGCCCAGATCATGGCCAAGGTGCACCGCGCGGGGAACGGGTGGCAGATGACCGCCCTCGGCACCCCGGCCAACGGCCGCACCTTCCAGGACCTCATGCCGGCGATCCTGCCCCACCTGTAG
- a CDS encoding TerD family protein, which produces MTAELVRGQNHTLPQTRLEIRVSAGAPVVAGATLGDERGTVRGVEWIAHPGSPQLPGLEVSRQAASEHRLAVDLDALPAEVHRVTVLLALPLGAGGPARFGAVASPFVAVTGLDGGEIATFTLTGLDSESAVSALELYRRQGAWKVRAVGQGYAGGLAAMLADQGLDGAAELAGSIQEAVARGLARSVAPPPPRTPEGDRVRQTAAPATGGGQPPVPPPATPQPAPLPGSATPPPATPQPAAPAAPGGPVDYAHPRRQTSTPPPPPPTAPPAQPGQPAQPVAGDATGWSMDERLYNQIWGMFEDLARAAAAYRSAVDFAESRMDQELERTLSDPRSRIGGAGDRARAEARAKRDELTGRAREALDRDLAQLAAESAVVEPALPAAYAGWDNPVWHGYRVPMEIPMALRIGDLHLPESVALRIPLLVRLPLERGIWIDSGRTASEAAALTDTDTLRRLAMESAVLHAARLLAVYPPNEFSVHVIDPAGSAATALAPLVASGVLSGPPASGPGGVASVLAHLTRRVDLVQMAIRAGAADSLPPDLDPAEQLLIVNDFPHGFDDRAVTQLRYLADEGPAVGVHLLMVADRADASAYGPVLDPLWRSLLRITPVADDHLADPWVGHAWTYEPLATPPGSRVLEQVLAQVASARRTGHR; this is translated from the coding sequence ATGACGGCCGAGCTGGTCCGGGGGCAGAACCACACCTTGCCCCAGACCCGACTGGAGATCCGGGTATCGGCCGGAGCGCCCGTCGTGGCGGGTGCCACGCTCGGCGACGAGCGCGGCACGGTGCGCGGGGTGGAGTGGATAGCCCACCCCGGCTCGCCGCAGCTGCCGGGTCTGGAGGTGTCCCGGCAGGCCGCCTCCGAGCACCGGCTCGCCGTCGACCTCGACGCCCTGCCCGCCGAGGTGCACCGGGTCACGGTGCTGCTGGCCCTGCCGCTGGGCGCGGGCGGCCCGGCCAGGTTCGGGGCCGTCGCCTCGCCCTTCGTCGCCGTGACCGGCCTCGACGGCGGCGAGATCGCCACGTTCACCCTGACCGGCCTGGACAGCGAGTCCGCGGTCTCCGCCCTGGAGCTCTACCGCAGGCAGGGCGCCTGGAAGGTCCGCGCGGTCGGCCAGGGCTATGCGGGCGGCCTCGCCGCGATGCTCGCCGACCAGGGCCTGGACGGGGCGGCCGAACTGGCCGGGTCGATCCAGGAAGCGGTCGCCCGCGGTCTGGCCCGTTCCGTGGCCCCGCCGCCGCCCCGCACCCCGGAGGGGGACCGGGTCAGGCAGACCGCGGCCCCCGCGACGGGTGGCGGGCAGCCGCCCGTCCCCCCTCCGGCGACCCCGCAGCCGGCGCCCCTGCCCGGCTCGGCCACCCCGCCGCCCGCGACCCCGCAGCCCGCCGCTCCGGCGGCCCCGGGCGGCCCCGTCGACTACGCGCACCCGCGCCGCCAGACCTCCACGCCCCCGCCGCCCCCGCCCACCGCGCCGCCCGCGCAGCCGGGGCAGCCCGCCCAGCCCGTCGCGGGGGACGCCACCGGCTGGTCCATGGACGAGCGCCTCTACAACCAGATCTGGGGCATGTTCGAGGACCTGGCCCGGGCCGCCGCCGCGTACCGCAGCGCCGTCGACTTCGCCGAGTCCCGGATGGACCAGGAGCTGGAGCGCACCCTGTCCGACCCGCGCAGCCGGATCGGCGGCGCGGGCGACCGGGCCCGTGCGGAGGCCCGGGCCAAGCGGGACGAGCTGACCGGCCGGGCCCGTGAGGCGCTGGACCGCGACCTCGCCCAGCTCGCCGCCGAGTCCGCCGTGGTCGAGCCCGCGCTCCCCGCCGCGTACGCGGGCTGGGACAACCCCGTCTGGCACGGCTACCGGGTCCCGATGGAGATCCCCATGGCCCTGCGGATCGGCGACCTCCATCTCCCGGAGAGCGTCGCCCTGCGCATCCCGCTGCTGGTGCGGCTGCCGCTGGAGCGCGGCATCTGGATCGACAGCGGCCGAACGGCCTCCGAGGCCGCCGCCCTGACCGACACGGACACGCTGCGCCGCCTGGCCATGGAGAGCGCGGTCCTGCACGCGGCCCGGCTGCTCGCCGTCTACCCGCCGAACGAGTTCTCGGTCCATGTCATCGACCCGGCCGGCTCGGCCGCCACCGCGCTCGCCCCGCTGGTCGCATCCGGGGTGCTCTCGGGGCCGCCCGCGTCCGGGCCCGGGGGAGTGGCCTCGGTCCTCGCCCATCTCACCCGGCGCGTCGACCTCGTGCAGATGGCGATCCGGGCCGGTGCGGCCGATTCGCTGCCGCCCGATCTGGACCCGGCCGAGCAGCTGCTGATCGTCAACGACTTCCCGCACGGCTTCGACGACCGTGCCGTCACCCAGCTGCGCTATCTCGCCGACGAGGGGCCCGCCGTCGGCGTCCACCTCCTGATGGTCGCCGACCGGGCGGACGCCTCCGCCTACGGGCCGGTGCTCGACCCGCTGTGGCGGTCGCTGCTGCGGATCACTCCGGTCGCCGACGACCATCTGGCCGATCCGTGGGTCGGTCACGCATGGACGTACGAACCGCTCGCGACCCCGCCGGGCAGCAGGGTCCTGGAGCAGGTGCTGGCCCAGGTGGCTTCCGCCCGCCGCACCGGTCACCGCTGA
- a CDS encoding TerC family protein, whose amino-acid sequence MDVSWTLWALTILGLCALISVDFFIGRKPHDVSTKEAGIWTIVWIVLAALFGLGLLVFGETQASGEFFAGYITEKSLSVDNLFVFVLIMAKFSVPSHLQQRVLLIGVLIALVLRAIFIAAGAAVIANFSWVFYIFGAFLIYTAWKLIQEARADEGDEEFEENRLLKNIERRFGVADRYHGTKLFIRNNGKRVLTPLMVVMLAIGTTDVLFALDSIPAIFGLTQDPYIVFTANAFALMGLRQLYFLIGGLLKKLVHLSYGLSVILGFIGVKLVLHALHESGVHVPEISIPVSLGVICGVLVITTITSLIANKKRAEADGEDAGKAADPADKGAGIDA is encoded by the coding sequence GTGGACGTTTCATGGACCCTCTGGGCGCTGACCATTCTCGGTCTGTGCGCCCTCATCTCCGTCGACTTCTTCATCGGGCGCAAGCCCCATGACGTGTCGACCAAGGAAGCCGGCATCTGGACCATCGTCTGGATCGTCCTGGCCGCCCTCTTCGGGCTCGGTCTGCTCGTGTTCGGCGAGACCCAGGCCTCGGGCGAGTTCTTCGCCGGCTACATCACCGAGAAGTCGCTGAGCGTCGACAACCTCTTCGTCTTCGTGCTGATCATGGCGAAGTTCTCGGTGCCCTCCCACCTCCAGCAGCGGGTGCTGCTCATCGGGGTGCTGATCGCCCTGGTGCTGAGAGCGATCTTCATCGCCGCGGGCGCCGCGGTCATCGCCAACTTCTCGTGGGTCTTCTACATCTTCGGCGCGTTCCTGATCTACACCGCCTGGAAGCTCATCCAGGAGGCGCGTGCCGACGAGGGGGACGAGGAGTTCGAGGAGAACCGGCTCCTCAAGAACATCGAGCGCCGCTTCGGTGTCGCCGACCGCTATCACGGCACCAAGCTCTTCATCCGTAACAACGGCAAGCGCGTGCTGACGCCCCTGATGGTGGTCATGCTCGCCATCGGCACCACCGATGTGCTGTTCGCGCTGGACTCCATCCCCGCGATCTTCGGCCTGACCCAGGACCCGTACATCGTCTTCACCGCCAACGCCTTCGCGCTGATGGGGCTGCGGCAGCTGTACTTCCTGATCGGCGGGCTGCTCAAGAAGCTGGTCCACCTCAGCTACGGGCTGTCGGTCATTCTCGGCTTCATCGGCGTCAAGCTGGTGCTGCACGCGCTGCACGAGTCCGGGGTGCACGTCCCCGAGATCTCCATCCCGGTCTCGCTCGGCGTCATCTGCGGGGTGCTGGTGATCACCACGATCACCAGTCTGATCGCCAACAAGAAGCGGGCCGAGGCGGACGGCGAGGACGCGGGGAAGGCCGCCGACCCCGCAGACAAGGGCGCCGGCATAGACGCCTGA